The genomic DNA CATTGGGCCCGGAAACAGCAGAGGAAAGCAGCCATTCTTGTGACCCATTGGGTCCCGCAACAGCAAAGCCAAACTGCAGAAGATTATCCGCGTGCGCTGCGGGAGTCATGGCCGCGATGGCTAAGGCCAAACCAAGGATTTTCATTTTCATCGATTCGCCTGAGTAGAGAGCGTTATGCTGCTGAAAACGTATAGCATATTGCTAGATTGTAATTTTTGCAAGGAGTACCAGCGGGCATATTTCGCTTCGAGTACACTGAAGCGCTCGTGATTGTCAGGAATCCCCATGTTTATCGCCCACCGCGCCCCCAATCTGAAAACCGTCCTGCTCGCCACCGGCGTCATCCTGACCCTGGCCATGGGCGTGCGCCACGGCTTCGGCCTGTGGATGCAGCCGATCTCCCAGGCCAACGGCTGGAGCCGCGAGACCTATTCGCTGGCGATGGCCCTGCAGAACCTGATGTGGGGAGCGTTCGGGCCATTGGCCGGCATGGTGGCGGACCGTTTCGGCACCATGCGCGTCGTGCTGGTCGGTGCGTTCGCCTACATGGGCGGCCTGTTGTGGATGGCGCTCGTCACGCAGCCGGCGCTGTTCGTGATCGGTTCCGGCATCCTGATCGGCCTTGGCCTCGCGTGCACGGCGTTCGGCGCCGTCAGCGGCATCATTGGCCGCGCGGCGCCGCCGGAGCGGCGCTCGTGGGCCTTCGGTATCTCCGGCGCAGCCAGCTCGTTCGGCCAGTTCATGCTGATGCCCGTCGAGCAGATGCTGATTTCGTCGGTCGGCTGGCAGACCGCGTTGTATATGCTGGCGGCCCTGGTCGTGTTCCTGATGGTGCCGATGTCGTTCCGGCTGCGCGAGCCGGCGCACGTCAAGGCGGCGGGGCATCATCAAAGCATCGGCGCCGCGCTGGGCGAAGCGCTGCGCAACCGCTCGTTCCTGCTGCTGGTGACGGGCTACTTCGTGTGCGGCTTCCAGCTGATCTTCATCGGCGTGCACCTGCCGGCCTACCTGAAGGACAAGGGCGTGCTCGATCCGCAGGTGGCCGTGACGGCGCTGGCGCTGATCGGCCTGTTCAACATCTTCGG from Pseudoduganella armeniaca includes the following:
- a CDS encoding MFS transporter, which produces MFIAHRAPNLKTVLLATGVILTLAMGVRHGFGLWMQPISQANGWSRETYSLAMALQNLMWGAFGPLAGMVADRFGTMRVVLVGAFAYMGGLLWMALVTQPALFVIGSGILIGLGLACTAFGAVSGIIGRAAPPERRSWAFGISGAASSFGQFMLMPVEQMLISSVGWQTALYMLAALVVFLMVPMSFRLREPAHVKAAGHHQSIGAALGEALRNRSFLLLVTGYFVCGFQLIFIGVHLPAYLKDKGVLDPQVAVTALALIGLFNIFGSYMAGQLGGKVPKRYLLSFIYFARAAIIALFLLAPLSPLTVYIFAAAMGVLWLSTVPLTNGIIAGVFGLSHMSMLAGLVFFSHQIGSFIGVWLGGYLFDLQGSYDVVWGIAIGLGVVAGLANLPVDERPLVRGQLKAA